A stretch of Aerococcus urinaehominis DNA encodes these proteins:
- a CDS encoding M20 metallopeptidase family protein, protein MAYLDRARELFDDAVKVRRTLHENPEVGFELPETTKLVKAKLDEFGIAYENVGNTYGITGALGDASKGKTVLVRADMDALAIQEKSKSVCTSKNDNGHLCGHDMHTTILLMVLKMLKENEDQLQGQVKFLFQPAEETLNGGKVIIEEGLFKDGKPDAGFALHMWPNGDKVDVEIARNEVLASALNFQIVVKGVGAHGAMPNNGVDPVFVASQIINAANGILARELPSNQGASLSMGKFEAPGGAVNVIPDKVVLEGTSRSLYPESAKHMAKRLPEIVEHIGKAFRAETEFTVMANCPALVNTAEEADLVKTAAEEALGDDYEVKNIGPYLASEDYAHIASQLDKTCYFFVGCPLPDENGQVYPVHHPYVQFNEEALIVGSATMATAVEKWLAEHK, encoded by the coding sequence ATGGCTTATTTAGATCGTGCCAGAGAACTATTTGATGATGCAGTGAAGGTTCGTCGTACCTTGCATGAAAATCCTGAGGTCGGTTTCGAATTACCTGAAACAACTAAGTTAGTTAAAGCTAAATTAGATGAGTTTGGGATTGCCTACGAAAATGTCGGTAATACATATGGTATTACAGGCGCCCTTGGAGATGCTAGCAAAGGTAAGACTGTTTTAGTTCGAGCTGATATGGATGCCTTAGCTATCCAAGAAAAATCAAAATCTGTTTGTACATCTAAAAATGACAATGGTCACCTATGTGGGCACGACATGCATACGACTATCTTATTGATGGTCCTTAAGATGCTTAAGGAAAATGAAGACCAACTTCAAGGTCAAGTGAAATTCCTTTTCCAACCAGCCGAAGAAACCCTTAACGGTGGTAAAGTTATTATTGAAGAGGGCTTATTTAAAGATGGTAAACCAGATGCTGGTTTTGCCTTACATATGTGGCCAAATGGTGACAAGGTTGATGTCGAGATTGCCCGTAATGAGGTCCTAGCCTCTGCCTTAAACTTCCAAATTGTGGTTAAGGGTGTAGGTGCTCATGGTGCGATGCCTAACAACGGGGTTGATCCAGTTTTTGTGGCTAGCCAAATCATTAATGCAGCTAATGGCATCCTAGCGCGTGAATTACCTTCTAACCAGGGTGCCTCTCTGTCTATGGGTAAATTTGAAGCTCCAGGTGGTGCAGTGAATGTTATTCCTGATAAGGTTGTGTTAGAAGGTACATCTCGTTCACTTTATCCCGAATCAGCCAAACATATGGCTAAACGCTTGCCAGAGATTGTTGAGCATATTGGTAAGGCCTTCCGTGCTGAAACTGAGTTTACTGTTATGGCTAACTGCCCAGCCTTAGTAAATACAGCTGAAGAAGCTGACCTTGTGAAAACAGCTGCTGAAGAGGCTTTAGGTGATGACTATGAAGTTAAAAACATTGGCCCTTATCTTGCTTCTGAAGACTACGCCCACATTGCTAGCCAGTTAGATAAGACTTGCTACTTCTTTGTAGGTTGCCCATTACCGGATGAAAATGGCCAAGTTTACCCAGTCCATCATCCATATGTTCAATTTAATGAGGAAGCCTTGATTGTTGGTTCTGCGACTATGGCAACAGCTGTTGAAAAATGGTTAGCGGAACATAAATAA
- a CDS encoding exodeoxyribonuclease III, with product MKFISWNIDSLNAALTSDSARAQLSRLVLDTIDQYDADVIAIQETKLQASGPSKKHMEILMDRVPGYDYAWTSSKEPARKGYAGTMILWKKDYQPEVTYPAIGAPEPMDSEGRIITLEFPDFYFTGVYTPNAGSALARLEDRQAWDIKYADYLARLDQDKPVIATGDFNVAHNEIDLAHPENNRRSAGFTDEEREGFTKLLNRGFIDTFRHVHGDVEGQYTWWAQRVKTSKINNSGWRIDYFLVSDRIKGRVKRSEMIDSGDRQDHTPIYLEIDL from the coding sequence ATGAAATTTATTTCCTGGAATATCGACTCGCTAAATGCTGCCCTCACATCTGATTCTGCACGGGCCCAACTATCTCGTCTGGTATTAGATACTATTGATCAATATGATGCTGATGTCATTGCCATCCAAGAAACCAAATTGCAGGCCTCAGGGCCAAGTAAAAAGCATATGGAAATTTTAATGGACCGGGTGCCTGGCTATGATTATGCCTGGACCTCTTCTAAGGAACCAGCGCGAAAGGGCTATGCTGGTACCATGATTTTATGGAAAAAAGACTATCAGCCAGAGGTGACCTATCCAGCTATTGGTGCGCCTGAGCCTATGGATAGTGAAGGGCGGATTATAACCTTGGAATTTCCAGACTTCTACTTTACCGGCGTTTATACTCCTAATGCTGGTTCTGCTTTAGCAAGACTGGAAGATCGGCAAGCCTGGGATATTAAATATGCTGATTATTTAGCACGCTTAGATCAGGATAAGCCGGTTATTGCAACGGGTGATTTTAACGTTGCCCACAATGAGATCGACCTGGCTCATCCGGAAAATAATCGCCGCTCAGCTGGTTTTACTGACGAGGAGCGCGAGGGATTCACTAAGCTATTAAATCGTGGTTTTATTGATACCTTCCGTCATGTACATGGTGATGTTGAAGGGCAGTATACTTGGTGGGCGCAACGTGTAAAAACTTCTAAAATTAATAACTCTGGCTGGAGAATTGACTATTTTCTAGTTTCTGATCGGATAAAGGGCCGAGTAAAACGATCTGAAATGATTGATTCTGGTGACCGTCAAGATCATACGCCAATTTACCTGGAAATTGACCTTTAA